A single window of Watersipora subatra chromosome 9, tzWatSuba1.1, whole genome shotgun sequence DNA harbors:
- the LOC137404295 gene encoding U6 small nuclear RNA (adenine-(43)-N(6))-methyltransferase-like isoform X2, with product MALNKFMHPRNPYKDNRPDFKKLALDHEGFRKVAKQSLDGKVTIDFKNPECLKALTEALLLSDFGLSVYLPSDRLVPAVPQRLNYLLWLEDLLADKREVVGIDVGCGSSCIYALLGSKMNRWQFIATDIDEVNLRNARDNVMTNNMSESVTVLPQVGDSLFKSATDHYFKQSQGLNAGDEKDKTMMCIDFSMCNPPFFDPDESPISRGMRPEACHVSTASPTERSVTGGEVEFVKRMIDESIAFGLNIRIYTSMVGKKSSLAKLKQYLREKNIPKISTTEFCQGRTMRWAIAWTFDEHFVFPQKGKASPALVHTLSPDIKCCLYDVPAVTHFIKYDLLTELEMKCTTLHQDVGEFVCVVTASKNTWSHSRRKRRAAKQKEHIQAKTQCETATQCETATQCGTAIQCETETQCETADESCGNAAKKQRIDSGIVDAPTPGADQQDGGNSVLSVDELSSADEKPLITFTLEVRLEGIHINLCLKLMDSSAQKDMLNQILQYFKNRLV from the exons ATGGCGCTGAATAAGTTTATGCACCCTCGAAACCCCTACAAAGACAATCGACCGGATTTTAAAAAGTTAGCTCTTGATCACGAAGGATTCAGAAAG GTGGCCAAGCAGTCGCTGGATGGAAAAGTGACCATCGATTTCAAAAATCCTGAGTGTTTGAAGGCTCTAACAGAGGCCCTGCTGCTCAGTGACTTTGGCCTCTCGGTTTACCTTCCTTCTGACAGGCTTGTCCCAGCTGTTCCACAACGTCTTAATTACCTCCTCTGGCTTGAAGATCTCTTAGCTGATAAGAGAGAAGTCGTCGGCATAGATGTTG GCTGTGGCTCCAGCTGCATCTATGCTCTGCTTGGTAGTAAAATGAACAGATGGCAGTTTATAGCCACAGATATCGATGAAGTGAACCTGAGGAATGCCAGGGATAATGTGATGACTAACAACATGAGTGAAAGTGTCACAG TGCTGCCGCAAGTTGGTGACTCTTTATTCAAGTCAGCAACAGATCACTATTTTAAACAGTCACAAGGACTCAATGCTGGAGATGAGAAGGACAAGACTATGATGTGCATAGACTTTAGCATGTGTAACCCACCATTCTTTGATCCTG ATGAGTCTCCGATATCAAGAGGCATGAGACCTGAGGCTTGTCACGTAAGCACTGCCAGTCCTACAGAGAGGTCTGTAACCGGAGGAGAGGTAGAGTTTGTAAAGCGAATGATTGATGAGAGCATAGCTTTTGGCCTTAACATCAG GATCTATACCTCTATGGTTGGCAAGAAGAGTAGCTTAGCCAAATTGAAGCAATATTTGCGAGAGAAGAATATTCCTAAAATATCCACTACGGAGTTCTGTCAGGGCAGAACAATGAGATGGGCAATAGCTTGGACTTTTGACGAACACTTTGTATTCCCG CAGAAGGGCAAAGCGAGTCCGGCGTTGGTGCACACATTATCTCCTGATATCAAATGCTGTCTGTACGATGTACCTGCAGTGACGCACTTCATCAAATATGACCTGTTGACTGAGCTTGAG ATGAAATGTACGACTCTGCATCAAGATGTAGGCGAGTTTGTCTGTGTCGTGACAGCTAGTAAGAATACCTGGTCGCATAGCAGACGCAAGAGAAGGgctgcaaaacaaaaagaacataTACAAGCTAAGACACAATGTGAAACTGCGACACAATGTGAAACCGCGACACAATGTGGAACTGCGATACAATGTGAAACTGAGACACAATGTGAAACTGCAGACGAGTCATGTGGTAATGCTGCAAAGAAACAAAGGATTGACTCCGGTATTGTCGATGCCCCCACACCAGGTGCTGACCAACAAGATGGAGGAAATTCAGTGTTGTCAGTAGATGAGCTGTCTAGCGCTGACGAGAAGCCTCTCATAACCTTTACCCTGGAGGTACGGCTCGAGGGGATACATATTAACCTCTGTCTGAAGCTTATGGACTCGTCTGCACAAAAGGACATGCTTAATCAGATTCTTCAGTACTTTAAAAATAGACTCGTTTAA
- the LOC137404295 gene encoding U6 small nuclear RNA (adenine-(43)-N(6))-methyltransferase-like isoform X1: MALNKFMHPRNPYKDNRPDFKKLALDHEGFRKVAKQSLDGKVTIDFKNPECLKALTEALLLSDFGLSVYLPSDRLVPAVPQRLNYLLWLEDLLADKREVVGIDVGCGSSCIYALLGSKMNRWQFIATDIDEVNLRNARDNVMTNNMSESVTVLPQVGDSLFKSATDHYFKQSQGLNAGDEKDKTMMCIDFSMCNPPFFDPDESPISRGMRPEACHVSTASPTERSVTGGEVEFVKRMIDESIAFGLNIRIYTSMVGKKSSLAKLKQYLREKNIPKISTTEFCQGRTMRWAIAWTFDEHFVFPKSLFQQQKGKASPALVHTLSPDIKCCLYDVPAVTHFIKYDLLTELEMKCTTLHQDVGEFVCVVTASKNTWSHSRRKRRAAKQKEHIQAKTQCETATQCETATQCGTAIQCETETQCETADESCGNAAKKQRIDSGIVDAPTPGADQQDGGNSVLSVDELSSADEKPLITFTLEVRLEGIHINLCLKLMDSSAQKDMLNQILQYFKNRLV, from the exons ATGGCGCTGAATAAGTTTATGCACCCTCGAAACCCCTACAAAGACAATCGACCGGATTTTAAAAAGTTAGCTCTTGATCACGAAGGATTCAGAAAG GTGGCCAAGCAGTCGCTGGATGGAAAAGTGACCATCGATTTCAAAAATCCTGAGTGTTTGAAGGCTCTAACAGAGGCCCTGCTGCTCAGTGACTTTGGCCTCTCGGTTTACCTTCCTTCTGACAGGCTTGTCCCAGCTGTTCCACAACGTCTTAATTACCTCCTCTGGCTTGAAGATCTCTTAGCTGATAAGAGAGAAGTCGTCGGCATAGATGTTG GCTGTGGCTCCAGCTGCATCTATGCTCTGCTTGGTAGTAAAATGAACAGATGGCAGTTTATAGCCACAGATATCGATGAAGTGAACCTGAGGAATGCCAGGGATAATGTGATGACTAACAACATGAGTGAAAGTGTCACAG TGCTGCCGCAAGTTGGTGACTCTTTATTCAAGTCAGCAACAGATCACTATTTTAAACAGTCACAAGGACTCAATGCTGGAGATGAGAAGGACAAGACTATGATGTGCATAGACTTTAGCATGTGTAACCCACCATTCTTTGATCCTG ATGAGTCTCCGATATCAAGAGGCATGAGACCTGAGGCTTGTCACGTAAGCACTGCCAGTCCTACAGAGAGGTCTGTAACCGGAGGAGAGGTAGAGTTTGTAAAGCGAATGATTGATGAGAGCATAGCTTTTGGCCTTAACATCAG GATCTATACCTCTATGGTTGGCAAGAAGAGTAGCTTAGCCAAATTGAAGCAATATTTGCGAGAGAAGAATATTCCTAAAATATCCACTACGGAGTTCTGTCAGGGCAGAACAATGAGATGGGCAATAGCTTGGACTTTTGACGAACACTTTGTATTCCCG AAGTCGCTGTTTCAGCAGCAGAAGGGCAAAGCGAGTCCGGCGTTGGTGCACACATTATCTCCTGATATCAAATGCTGTCTGTACGATGTACCTGCAGTGACGCACTTCATCAAATATGACCTGTTGACTGAGCTTGAG ATGAAATGTACGACTCTGCATCAAGATGTAGGCGAGTTTGTCTGTGTCGTGACAGCTAGTAAGAATACCTGGTCGCATAGCAGACGCAAGAGAAGGgctgcaaaacaaaaagaacataTACAAGCTAAGACACAATGTGAAACTGCGACACAATGTGAAACCGCGACACAATGTGGAACTGCGATACAATGTGAAACTGAGACACAATGTGAAACTGCAGACGAGTCATGTGGTAATGCTGCAAAGAAACAAAGGATTGACTCCGGTATTGTCGATGCCCCCACACCAGGTGCTGACCAACAAGATGGAGGAAATTCAGTGTTGTCAGTAGATGAGCTGTCTAGCGCTGACGAGAAGCCTCTCATAACCTTTACCCTGGAGGTACGGCTCGAGGGGATACATATTAACCTCTGTCTGAAGCTTATGGACTCGTCTGCACAAAAGGACATGCTTAATCAGATTCTTCAGTACTTTAAAAATAGACTCGTTTAA